The following proteins are co-located in the Rhizobium sp. NLR16a genome:
- the nac gene encoding nitrogen assimilation transcriptional regulator NAC — translation MDIRRLKSFIVIVDSGSITRAADLLHIAQPALSQQLAALEEHFGQKLLIRSQQGVSMTDAGHAVYRHAQIILRQMEQAQADASAAGNSLAGRVSVGLVPFSSAATLSVDLLAETRKRHPGILLHLTESVGQTYSQMIMNGRLEMALLHGTGPIKGVRFEPILREEFFLVAHRDFAIEADAKPVSVNALDGIPMLLPPAYNFVRRAVDTAFTRTRTNLKVVAEVEIVRTLGRAVGDGLGATIMPKAIADRIVSESSEPLICRLVSPRIEETLSLCVSDQNPLSEPALAVRDILLELTARLKD, via the coding sequence ATGGACATCAGACGCCTTAAATCCTTCATCGTGATCGTCGACAGCGGCAGCATCACGCGCGCGGCGGATCTTTTGCATATCGCCCAGCCGGCGCTCAGCCAGCAGCTGGCGGCGCTGGAGGAGCATTTCGGCCAGAAGCTTTTGATCCGCAGCCAGCAGGGCGTCAGCATGACCGATGCGGGCCATGCGGTGTATCGCCATGCCCAGATTATCCTCCGGCAGATGGAGCAGGCGCAAGCGGATGCTTCGGCGGCCGGCAATTCCCTTGCTGGGCGTGTCTCTGTCGGTCTGGTCCCTTTCAGCAGCGCTGCCACGCTGTCGGTCGACCTGTTGGCGGAGACGCGGAAGCGGCATCCCGGCATCCTGCTGCATCTGACCGAAAGTGTGGGGCAGACCTATAGCCAGATGATCATGAACGGCCGGCTGGAGATGGCCCTTCTGCATGGAACCGGGCCAATCAAAGGCGTGCGGTTCGAACCCATCCTCAGAGAAGAATTTTTCCTGGTCGCGCATCGCGATTTTGCAATCGAGGCGGATGCGAAACCTGTCTCCGTCAACGCTCTCGACGGGATACCGATGCTGCTGCCGCCGGCCTATAATTTTGTCCGCCGCGCAGTCGATACCGCCTTCACGCGCACCCGCACCAATTTGAAAGTCGTGGCGGAAGTCGAGATCGTCCGCACCCTGGGGCGCGCGGTCGGCGACGGTCTCGGCGCAACGATTATGCCGAAAGCCATCGCCGATCGCATCGTATCGGAATCAAGCGAGCCGCTGATCTGCCGGCTCGTCTCTCCGCGGATCGAGGAAACCCTGTCGCTTTGCGTTTCCGACCAGAATCCCCTGTCGGAACCGGCCCTTGCCGTCCGGGACATTCTCCTCGAGCTGACGGCGCGGCTGAAAGACTGA
- a CDS encoding pyridoxal phosphate-dependent aminotransferase, whose translation MSIKADRLKNVSISASAAMTQRARELAAKGIKVVSLSSGEPDFPTPAHAIEAAHAAALAGDTKYPPMDGTPVLKAAIIRKFKRDNNLDYDASQIVVSGGGKQVIFNAMLATCNPGDEVVIPTPSWVSYADIVKFAGGVPVAVPCHEQTGFKLRPEDLEAAITPRTKWLFLNFPNNPTGAACSRTEMAAIAEVMLRHPHVWIMTDDIYEHLVYDDFQFCTMAEVEPRLYERVLTMNGVSKAYAMTGWRLGFCAGSKELMAAISNVNGQNGGGIATLTQAAATAALDGPQDLLKERAAIYKKRRDFVLGKLSEVEGLRCHRPEGAFYIYPNISGLIGKTSKGGRKIETDVDFVMALVEEHHVATVQGAAYGMSPFFRISYATSMEKLGEGCARIAEFCKDMR comes from the coding sequence ATGTCCATCAAAGCCGACCGCCTGAAAAACGTCTCCATATCAGCATCCGCCGCCATGACCCAGCGGGCCAGGGAGCTCGCCGCCAAAGGGATCAAAGTCGTCAGCCTCTCCTCCGGCGAGCCGGATTTCCCCACGCCGGCGCACGCCATCGAAGCGGCGCATGCGGCGGCTCTCGCGGGCGACACGAAATATCCGCCGATGGACGGCACGCCGGTCCTCAAGGCCGCGATCATCAGGAAGTTCAAGCGTGACAATAATCTCGACTATGACGCCAGCCAGATCGTCGTTTCGGGCGGCGGCAAGCAGGTGATCTTCAATGCGATGCTCGCAACCTGCAATCCGGGCGACGAGGTTGTCATTCCGACACCCTCCTGGGTCAGCTATGCCGATATTGTCAAATTCGCCGGCGGCGTGCCCGTCGCGGTTCCCTGCCACGAGCAGACCGGCTTCAAGCTGCGCCCGGAGGATCTGGAGGCGGCGATTACGCCGCGCACCAAATGGCTCTTCCTTAATTTCCCGAACAATCCGACGGGAGCAGCCTGCTCCCGGACGGAGATGGCCGCCATCGCCGAGGTCATGCTGCGCCATCCCCACGTCTGGATCATGACCGACGATATTTACGAGCACCTGGTCTATGACGACTTCCAGTTCTGCACCATGGCGGAAGTCGAGCCGAGGCTCTATGAGCGCGTCCTGACGATGAACGGCGTCTCCAAGGCTTACGCGATGACGGGGTGGCGGCTCGGTTTCTGCGCCGGCTCGAAAGAGTTGATGGCAGCTATCAGCAACGTCAACGGTCAGAACGGCGGCGGCATCGCGACGCTGACGCAGGCGGCCGCGACCGCGGCGCTCGACGGACCTCAGGATCTCCTGAAGGAGCGGGCGGCAATCTACAAGAAGAGACGCGACTTCGTCCTCGGCAAACTGTCGGAGGTGGAAGGGCTGCGCTGCCACAGGCCCGAAGGCGCCTTCTACATCTATCCCAACATTTCAGGGCTGATCGGCAAGACCAGCAAGGGCGGACGAAAGATCGAAACGGATGTCGATTTCGTTATGGCGCTCGTGGAAGAGCACCATGTGGCGACCGTGCAAGGCGCGGCTTACGGAATGAGCCCCTTCTTCCGCATTTCCTACGCCACCAGCATGGAGAAACTCGGTGAGGGCTGCGCCCGCATCGCCGAGTTCTGTAAGGATATGCGCTGA
- a CDS encoding 5-oxoprolinase subunit PxpA — protein sequence MKIDLNSDMGEGFGPYRLCDDEAMMKIVSSANIACGFHGGDPDTMGRMVRLAKLSGVGIGAHPGLPDRLGFGRREIPFSADELRQQMLYQLGALMAIARSERVAVSHISFHAAMGNMVNRDPVLADLMMDAIATVDPGLVVFVTAGSEIELAARRARLKTLALFLADRAYDADGKLVARGLPGAVIKDEASVRARVRQFLLDGTVQTIEGAVIAMPARSILVHSDTPGALELAGIVRGEIEATGAALAPAAGLAE from the coding sequence ATGAAGATCGATCTGAATTCCGATATGGGCGAAGGATTTGGTCCCTACCGGCTGTGCGACGACGAAGCGATGATGAAAATCGTCTCCTCGGCCAACATCGCCTGCGGTTTCCACGGCGGCGATCCCGATACGATGGGACGCATGGTCCGGCTCGCAAAGCTGAGCGGCGTCGGCATCGGCGCTCATCCCGGTCTGCCCGACCGGCTCGGCTTCGGCCGGCGCGAAATACCGTTCTCGGCAGACGAGCTTCGCCAGCAGATGCTCTACCAGCTCGGCGCACTGATGGCCATCGCCAGGAGCGAGCGGGTCGCCGTCTCTCATATCAGCTTCCATGCAGCCATGGGCAATATGGTCAACCGCGATCCCGTCCTCGCCGACCTGATGATGGATGCGATCGCTACCGTGGACCCCGGTCTCGTGGTCTTCGTCACGGCGGGCAGCGAGATCGAATTGGCGGCCAGACGCGCGCGCCTGAAGACGCTGGCGCTTTTCCTCGCGGACCGCGCCTATGATGCCGACGGCAAACTCGTCGCGCGCGGGCTCCCGGGCGCCGTCATCAAGGACGAAGCCTCGGTGCGCGCCCGCGTGCGGCAATTCCTGCTCGATGGGACCGTCCAGACGATCGAAGGCGCCGTGATCGCCATGCCGGCGCGCTCCATCCTCGTGCACAGCGATACACCCGGCGCCCTCGAACTCGCCGGCATCGTTCGCGGCGAAATCGAAGCCACGGGCGCGGCACTCGCTCCCGCTGCCGGACTCGCCGAATGA
- a CDS encoding biotin-dependent carboxyltransferase family protein: protein MIEILESGPFNTVQDLGRPGYRDIGVSASGAMDPLAVRIGNILVGNDENAAVVEVQTFPFRLRFERRIAFAITGADGNPHLDGSERLAWCAYVAEPGQVLELKQPPRLARSYVALGGGLDIPVVMGSRSTSLRGGFGGNAGRPLAKGDRIAIGEDAEIAMLPATGLAVVEPATALSDVFPAPVDGVLPIRALPAGEHELFTKDGEAFWSQTWRISSRSDRTGYRLSGEPIKPVASIEMRSHGVVPGVIQVPPGGEPIVQMSDANTAGGYPKIAGVIESDLWRLGQARIGARLSFVRSTHAEARAVEQAVARYVDDVRRTSRMVKRALKAMA, encoded by the coding sequence ATGATCGAGATCCTGGAGAGCGGCCCTTTCAACACCGTGCAGGACCTTGGCCGTCCCGGCTATCGCGATATCGGCGTATCGGCGAGCGGCGCGATGGATCCGCTTGCGGTCCGGATCGGCAATATTCTCGTCGGCAACGACGAGAACGCTGCCGTGGTCGAGGTGCAGACCTTCCCGTTCCGCCTGCGTTTCGAGCGACGTATCGCCTTTGCCATAACCGGCGCCGACGGCAATCCCCATCTCGACGGATCGGAACGGCTTGCCTGGTGCGCCTATGTCGCCGAGCCCGGACAGGTTCTCGAACTGAAGCAGCCTCCGCGGCTGGCGCGCTCCTACGTCGCGCTCGGCGGCGGCCTGGATATCCCGGTCGTCATGGGCTCGCGCAGCACGTCGCTACGCGGCGGCTTCGGAGGCAATGCAGGCCGGCCACTGGCGAAAGGCGATCGGATCGCGATCGGCGAGGACGCGGAGATTGCCATGCTGCCGGCCACGGGCCTCGCCGTCGTCGAACCGGCGACAGCGCTCAGCGATGTCTTTCCGGCCCCGGTCGATGGCGTATTGCCGATCCGCGCTCTGCCGGCAGGCGAGCATGAGCTTTTCACCAAAGACGGCGAAGCCTTCTGGAGCCAGACCTGGAGGATTTCCTCCCGAAGCGACCGGACGGGCTACCGCTTGTCAGGCGAACCGATCAAACCGGTGGCATCCATCGAGATGCGCTCCCACGGTGTCGTGCCCGGCGTTATCCAGGTGCCGCCCGGCGGCGAACCGATCGTGCAGATGAGCGATGCGAACACCGCCGGCGGATATCCGAAAATCGCCGGCGTGATCGAATCCGATCTCTGGCGGCTGGGACAGGCCCGCATCGGCGCCCGCCTCAGCTTTGTTCGCTCGACACACGCCGAAGCGCGCGCTGTCGAACAGGCCGTCGCCCGCTATGTCGACGACGTCAGACGGACGTCCCGGATGGTCAAGCGCGCTTTGAAGGCGATGGCTTAG
- the pxpB gene encoding 5-oxoprolinase subunit PxpB yields MIVTTNRHASQREIVPATNSRARVSSVGARAFLLEAPGEFDLVAQRRIWALSQTVKGWADLAEDIPGMTNLLVIFKETPEDPDAVVARLLEAWANAESIDLDGKTIEIPVHYGGEHATDLPALCNLSGLSDREVVRIHHQATYRVFALGSAPGFGYLHGLDPRIYMPRKTVPSLKMAKGCVTIGGMQTGVAMLTGPNGWNSIGFATLEMFDPASPIPAMMAPGDTVRFLPARIEL; encoded by the coding sequence ATGATCGTCACGACGAACAGGCACGCTTCGCAACGCGAGATCGTTCCGGCCACCAACAGCCGGGCAAGGGTTTCCTCGGTCGGCGCTAGAGCCTTCCTGCTCGAGGCGCCCGGTGAATTCGATCTTGTCGCGCAGCGGCGGATCTGGGCTCTCTCCCAGACTGTGAAAGGCTGGGCGGATCTTGCGGAAGATATTCCCGGGATGACCAATCTGCTGGTGATTTTCAAGGAGACGCCCGAGGACCCCGATGCGGTGGTCGCACGGCTGCTGGAGGCATGGGCGAATGCTGAGAGCATCGATCTCGATGGCAAGACCATCGAGATCCCCGTCCATTACGGCGGCGAACACGCGACCGATCTTCCGGCCCTTTGCAATCTCTCGGGCCTCAGCGATCGCGAGGTGGTGCGTATCCATCATCAAGCGACCTACCGTGTTTTCGCTTTGGGAAGCGCTCCCGGCTTCGGATATCTGCATGGTCTCGACCCACGTATCTACATGCCACGGAAGACCGTCCCCTCGCTGAAGATGGCGAAGGGCTGCGTGACCATCGGCGGCATGCAGACCGGCGTCGCCATGCTGACAGGACCGAACGGCTGGAATTCCATCGGCTTTGCCACACTTGAAATGTTCGACCCCGCCTCGCCGATCCCGGCCATGATGGCGCCGGGAGACACGGTCCGGTTCCTGCCGGCGAGGATCGAGCTATGA
- a CDS encoding acetyl-CoA carboxylase: MSAIDFSDPATIALLTQALTAAGVDGLEISRPGAQLRIVISGEGEARISATEAAPRAPRATQTVVTAPMAGRFCVEHPAASAVPQNLPRSQSVADILGFIRVGDVLLPLRADPSGVMTRLLAAPGALVGYGDPLFEIRFPS; encoded by the coding sequence ATGAGCGCGATCGATTTCAGCGATCCGGCCACCATCGCGCTGCTGACCCAAGCACTGACGGCCGCCGGCGTGGACGGGCTGGAAATTTCCCGTCCGGGCGCCCAGCTTCGCATCGTCATTTCAGGGGAGGGGGAGGCGCGGATCAGCGCGACAGAGGCAGCGCCGCGCGCGCCACGCGCCACACAGACGGTCGTGACGGCGCCGATGGCGGGCCGCTTCTGCGTCGAACATCCGGCCGCCTCCGCCGTGCCGCAAAATTTGCCGCGATCCCAGTCCGTCGCCGATATCCTCGGCTTCATCAGGGTAGGGGATGTGCTGCTTCCCCTTCGCGCCGACCCTTCCGGTGTTATGACCAGACTGCTCGCCGCGCCCGGCGCGCTGGTGGGCTACGGCGATCCTCTGTTCGAAATCAGGTTCCCATCATGA
- a CDS encoding acetyl-CoA carboxylase biotin carboxylase subunit, whose amino-acid sequence MPESTEQSAVSRRRFDTVLIANRGEIAARIQRACRELGLKTIAICSEADREAPYGSTADSFLCIGPSSAAKSYLNQDAILLAARLTGAGAIHPGYGFLSENAAFADAVEKAGLVFIGPTASSIATMGDKIAAKRAMMAAGVPCVPGPDTALPDDPASVEQLALEIGYPVIIKASGGGGGRGMRVVPKADQLHEAIALTGEEARKAFGSPSLYMEKFLGHPRHIEIQVLCDDHGNTVWLGHRDCSMQRRHQKVVEEAPAPGIASDIIRPVGMACVEACRQIGYRGVGTFEFLYEDGAFYFIEMNTRLQVEHSVTELTSGVDIVQAQIRAAQGEVLNLIQSEVICEGHSFECRINAEDPDTFLPSAGIITRLALPQGPGTRVDTHIHAGYKVSPYYDSLIAKLIVHAPTRAKAMARMCEALAGTEIEGIATNIPFLRALFEDHAFARGETDIHYLEQWLKLRRAAA is encoded by the coding sequence ATGCCGGAATCAACTGAACAATCCGCTGTCTCACGGCGCCGCTTCGATACCGTCCTCATCGCCAATCGCGGCGAGATCGCAGCACGGATCCAGCGCGCCTGTCGCGAGCTCGGCCTCAAGACGATCGCCATCTGCTCCGAGGCGGACAGGGAAGCACCCTACGGCAGCACCGCCGACAGCTTTCTCTGCATCGGCCCGTCGAGCGCGGCGAAAAGCTACCTCAATCAGGATGCCATTCTTCTCGCGGCGCGCCTGACCGGCGCAGGCGCCATCCATCCCGGTTACGGGTTTCTGTCGGAAAATGCGGCATTCGCCGACGCTGTCGAAAAGGCAGGGCTGGTCTTCATCGGTCCGACGGCTTCGTCGATCGCGACCATGGGCGACAAGATCGCGGCGAAGCGGGCGATGATGGCGGCGGGCGTGCCGTGCGTTCCCGGGCCGGACACGGCGCTGCCCGATGATCCCGCATCGGTCGAGCAGCTCGCGCTGGAGATCGGCTATCCCGTCATCATCAAGGCATCAGGCGGCGGCGGCGGCCGCGGCATGCGCGTCGTTCCGAAGGCCGACCAGTTGCATGAAGCAATCGCGCTGACCGGGGAAGAAGCCCGCAAGGCTTTCGGATCGCCCTCACTCTACATGGAAAAATTCCTGGGGCATCCGCGCCACATCGAAATACAGGTACTTTGCGACGACCACGGCAACACCGTATGGCTGGGGCATCGAGACTGCTCGATGCAGCGCCGCCATCAGAAGGTTGTGGAGGAGGCGCCGGCGCCTGGAATCGCATCCGATATCATCCGGCCGGTCGGCATGGCCTGTGTCGAGGCCTGCCGCCAGATCGGCTACCGGGGCGTCGGAACCTTCGAATTCCTCTATGAGGACGGAGCCTTCTATTTCATCGAAATGAACACCCGGCTTCAGGTCGAGCATTCCGTCACCGAGCTGACGAGCGGCGTCGATATCGTCCAGGCGCAGATAAGGGCGGCCCAGGGTGAGGTTCTGAACCTCATCCAAAGCGAGGTGATCTGCGAAGGCCACTCTTTCGAATGCCGCATCAACGCCGAAGATCCCGACACCTTCCTGCCGTCGGCGGGCATCATCACCCGTCTGGCTTTGCCTCAAGGACCCGGCACCCGCGTCGATACACATATCCATGCCGGCTATAAGGTCTCGCCCTATTACGACTCGCTGATCGCCAAGCTGATCGTGCATGCGCCGACGCGGGCGAAAGCCATGGCCAGAATGTGCGAAGCGCTTGCCGGCACCGAGATCGAGGGCATCGCCACCAATATTCCCTTCCTGCGCGCCCTGTTCGAGGACCATGCTTTCGCGCGCGGCGAAACCGACATTCACTATCTCGAACAATGGCTGAAGCTGCGGAGGGCGGCGGCATGA
- a CDS encoding biotin/lipoyl-containing protein, with protein sequence MDLSKIKTLIDFVGRSNITELTVTEKDLTVRIFRTAASQEAVAKPERKPRPIAGALSGGVEQTSHAVTAPVFGVLHKAPAPGEPPFVAIGDAVEEGQTLFIIEAMKVFNTITAPRAGRIMRLTEIDGGEVETGDLLAEIA encoded by the coding sequence ATGGACCTCTCGAAGATCAAGACGCTGATCGACTTTGTCGGACGATCCAATATTACCGAGCTGACCGTGACGGAAAAGGACTTGACGGTTCGGATTTTCCGAACGGCAGCGAGCCAGGAGGCTGTCGCCAAACCCGAGCGAAAGCCGAGACCGATCGCCGGTGCGCTCTCGGGCGGCGTCGAGCAAACCTCCCATGCGGTGACGGCGCCTGTTTTCGGCGTTCTCCACAAGGCCCCGGCGCCCGGGGAACCGCCATTTGTCGCGATCGGAGACGCGGTGGAGGAGGGGCAGACGCTCTTCATCATCGAGGCCATGAAGGTTTTCAACACGATCACCGCACCGCGGGCCGGGCGCATCATGCGCCTGACCGAAATAGACGGCGGCGAGGTCGAGACCGGCGACCTGCTGGCGGAGATTGCCTGA
- a CDS encoding adenylate/guanylate cyclase domain-containing protein, translating into MCAELVERRLAAILAADVVGYSRLLEANEEETLNALRQHRRELFDPAVATHGGHIIKVMGDGFLVEFGSVLSAARCAVEIQRGMLERNIGIPADRHFAFRIGLNLGDIVFDEDDFHGDGINVAVRLQALAAPGGIACSAAVRHEVANKLGLGFADQGAMTVKNISRPVHVYLADWGNAPSSEEVPLTAGGHTRAPVNKPSVAVLPFANISNDPEQDFFSDGITEDLITDLSNVSGLFVLSRNTVFTWKGRSENLQRIAAELGVAYIVEGSVRKAGNHVRINAELIEAASDGHVWAARYDRDLTDIFEMQDEIVKAIVGQLKVKLLPEEKRAIEQAPTESVEAYTHFLRGREYYHIASRSNHLMARQSFARAIELDPGYARAYAGIAVCDARLRSQFGAEIPVEDILANTTTALVIDPNLAEAYAAKGFALAVAGNRTEAASAFEQALSLDANCHEANRYYAEFCVTEGQFELAATHFQRAMEIKPADYGAPIMLVNVLRSLGQIDKASSYARIALKRAEEELRLHPENANVACLGATALAFLGVRDTALEWLARSLATDPDDINIQYNAACTYALLGEIDRAIDLLEVWMPQVGIEMRLWFKNDSDLDPIRSHPRYLKLVSLSEQRH; encoded by the coding sequence ATGTGTGCAGAGCTTGTTGAACGTCGGCTGGCGGCTATTCTGGCTGCCGATGTGGTGGGCTATAGCCGTCTCCTCGAAGCCAACGAAGAGGAGACGCTCAACGCCCTTCGTCAGCATCGCCGGGAACTCTTCGATCCTGCTGTCGCAACCCATGGCGGACATATAATCAAGGTCATGGGCGATGGTTTCCTGGTCGAGTTCGGCAGCGTGCTGAGTGCGGCACGCTGCGCTGTCGAGATCCAGCGCGGCATGCTGGAGCGCAACATAGGGATTCCGGCGGACAGGCATTTTGCGTTCCGCATAGGCTTGAATCTCGGCGACATCGTCTTCGATGAGGATGACTTTCATGGAGACGGCATTAATGTCGCAGTCCGGCTGCAAGCTCTTGCGGCCCCTGGCGGTATCGCCTGTTCGGCGGCCGTGCGCCACGAAGTCGCCAACAAGCTCGGCCTCGGTTTCGCAGACCAGGGCGCCATGACCGTCAAGAATATATCCCGACCGGTCCATGTCTATTTGGCCGATTGGGGCAATGCCCCCTCCAGTGAAGAGGTTCCGCTTACCGCAGGCGGACACACACGGGCGCCCGTCAACAAGCCCTCGGTTGCGGTTCTGCCATTCGCCAACATCAGCAACGATCCCGAGCAGGATTTCTTCAGCGACGGCATCACCGAAGATCTCATCACTGATCTATCGAATGTTTCAGGCCTGTTCGTACTAAGCCGCAACACTGTCTTTACGTGGAAAGGCCGGAGCGAAAACCTCCAACGTATCGCTGCCGAACTCGGCGTTGCCTATATCGTGGAGGGCAGCGTCCGCAAGGCAGGCAACCACGTGCGGATCAATGCGGAATTGATTGAAGCAGCCAGCGACGGCCATGTCTGGGCCGCGCGTTACGACCGCGATTTGACCGACATTTTCGAAATGCAGGACGAGATCGTCAAGGCAATCGTCGGGCAGCTCAAGGTCAAGCTGCTGCCGGAGGAGAAGAGGGCAATCGAGCAGGCGCCGACAGAGAGCGTTGAAGCCTATACGCATTTCCTCCGAGGACGCGAATACTACCATATTGCTTCACGCTCCAACCATCTGATGGCCAGGCAGAGCTTCGCCAGAGCCATCGAACTGGATCCGGGTTATGCCCGCGCCTATGCCGGCATCGCGGTCTGCGATGCGCGCCTGCGGTCTCAATTCGGCGCTGAAATTCCGGTCGAAGATATTCTTGCAAACACGACGACGGCGCTCGTTATCGATCCTAATCTGGCGGAGGCTTATGCTGCCAAGGGATTTGCTTTGGCGGTGGCCGGCAATCGCACCGAGGCAGCTTCCGCATTCGAGCAAGCTTTGTCGCTCGACGCCAATTGCCACGAAGCGAACCGCTACTATGCCGAATTTTGCGTCACTGAAGGTCAGTTCGAACTTGCGGCTACGCACTTTCAGCGGGCGATGGAAATCAAGCCTGCCGACTACGGTGCACCGATCATGCTTGTGAACGTCTTACGTTCACTCGGACAAATAGATAAGGCCAGCAGCTATGCCAGGATCGCATTGAAACGGGCGGAGGAGGAACTGCGGCTCCATCCGGAGAATGCCAATGTTGCCTGCCTGGGAGCGACAGCGTTGGCCTTCCTCGGTGTTCGCGACACCGCGCTGGAATGGTTGGCGCGCTCCCTGGCGACGGATCCCGATGATATAAACATTCAGTACAACGCCGCCTGCACCTATGCACTGCTTGGCGAGATCGATCGGGCGATAGACTTGCTTGAAGTCTGGATGCCGCAAGTCGGCATCGAAATGCGGCTATGGTTCAAGAATGATTCCGATCTCGATCCCATTCGCAGTCACCCGCGCTATTTGAAACTGGTTTCACTGTCTGAACAACGTCACTAA
- a CDS encoding LacI family DNA-binding transcriptional regulator encodes MNKNKDVAGEEPSGALMADVARLAGVAISTVSRALANPGRVNEKTRAKINAAARQLGYTPNAMARGLRVGKSNIIMIILPGSLYYGVSQIIPQVLQSINKTLIQGGYNLMIANLDRDEASERHILDLAFGGSVRGAIILSSKLPEVDGRSLANSGLPIVSMLLDMSDAGLQSVVTNDREAVRDVTAELVRLGHRRFLYLAGPEGNYHDVERYGGVLEALDAAGLPQQAVRRSGGRLDYQHGFDIGVQAADDFTKLAEKPTAVIATSDDMAISFISRIKRAGLRIPDDLSVISFDGSPVCEFSAPPLSTIEQPVEEMGRAAVELLLDTIGRAQNPATLRTVIRSRLILRESIAAAKT; translated from the coding sequence GTGAATAAAAACAAGGATGTGGCGGGAGAAGAGCCGTCTGGCGCTTTGATGGCTGATGTCGCGCGGCTCGCCGGTGTCGCAATATCGACGGTCAGCCGGGCGCTTGCCAATCCCGGACGGGTCAACGAGAAGACCCGTGCCAAGATCAATGCGGCCGCCAGGCAACTCGGCTACACGCCGAACGCAATGGCACGCGGCCTGAGGGTCGGAAAATCCAACATCATCATGATCATCCTGCCGGGGTCGCTTTATTATGGCGTCTCCCAGATCATTCCTCAGGTCCTGCAGAGCATCAACAAGACGCTGATCCAGGGCGGCTATAACCTGATGATCGCCAACCTTGATCGCGACGAGGCCTCCGAGCGGCACATTCTCGATCTCGCCTTCGGCGGCAGCGTGCGCGGCGCCATCATCCTGTCGTCGAAGCTTCCGGAGGTCGACGGGCGTTCGCTGGCAAATTCCGGCCTGCCGATCGTGTCGATGCTGCTCGACATGAGCGATGCGGGCCTGCAGAGCGTCGTTACCAACGATCGCGAGGCTGTGCGCGACGTCACGGCCGAGTTGGTCCGGCTGGGGCATCGGCGGTTCCTCTATCTTGCAGGCCCTGAAGGCAATTATCACGATGTCGAGCGCTATGGCGGCGTGCTCGAGGCGCTCGATGCAGCGGGCCTGCCACAGCAGGCAGTGCGTCGCTCGGGCGGTCGCCTCGATTATCAACACGGCTTCGACATCGGCGTTCAGGCGGCGGACGATTTCACGAAGCTAGCCGAAAAACCAACGGCGGTTATCGCCACCAGCGATGACATGGCCATTTCATTCATCAGCCGCATCAAGCGTGCAGGCTTGCGCATTCCCGACGATCTGTCGGTCATCTCCTTCGACGGCTCCCCGGTCTGCGAATTCTCCGCGCCGCCACTCTCGACGATCGAGCAGCCGGTGGAAGAGATGGGCCGCGCGGCGGTGGAACTCTTGCTCGACACCATTGGCCGGGCGCAAAACCCGGCAACGCTGCGTACCGTCATCCGCAGCAGGCTTATCCTGCGGGAGAGCATCGCCGCTGCGAAGACTTGA